The window TCCTTTAACAATTTTAACAACATGCTAAATGAACAATTTTTCTATTGCCCAATATTCTTGAAGTGgagtaattttaataatgttgatGCCTTTGAAATTATGAAGCCTTCATATAACGCTTCATTAAATTCATTTAAgagtatataattttttagcaTCCTCATTTGTCCATCCTCATTTGAATCAATATTACCCGTAAGACCCACATTTGATGCATCAACACCATGTGGATAGAAATCATTTATGATATTTCTCATACAAACATCTCCATCAAAATCATTGCGTTCCGAGTTCACATTCACTGTAGCATCTGTATGAAGTTGTCCCAAATTATCTTCTTCAGTTTGTACTAATATCAATATGTACTTCAATACTATCATTGCATCCTCATTTTCCCCCATAATAATTCCAAAATGTATAACTTTTCCTTATTCCATACAAAATCAAATGTTTTCTTACGCCATGTTTGTGAAAATATTCTCTATTACCACATTTAACGCATGGACATGCAATGTTGGTATTTCGGCCAGAGCTCACGCCAAGACTAAGAAAAGAATCAACTCCTTCAATTTATTCCAGAAGATATTGATCTTTTTTCGTATACATCATTCATTTTTAATCAGGGATATCCATATTTAAACCTAAATCCATATCAAAACGTCAtatcataacctaaatcaatttcaaaacctaaatcaatatctatcaaaaagtaatatcataacctaaatcaatttcaaaacctaaatcaatatctatcaaaaagTCATATCTATCAAAAAGTAAtatcataacctaaatcaatgtcaaaaattaaatcaatatctataaaaaaaaatcatatcataacctaaatcaatgtcaaaacctaaaataaaatctatCAAAAAGTTATATCAACGAAATAGAAATATCTTACTTGGAGAAAGATCATCGGAGTGCCGTGAGAGGTGAAGTAGGAAGAATAAGCGATGCTTACGACGAAGAAGATAGCCTAAAAGACAATGGATgttaatcttttaatatttgCTCTCCTTCAATTTCATAGAAGcatcaatatataaaattgaaagaCCAATATTTAATGAAAGCAAATACACACAAGTTTCAATTAATCAAGTAGGAGAGATCACATTTAATGGAAGTAACTTGTGGAATTAAGACGATGATAACATTTAATGGAAGAAAATGGGATGGTCATAACATGTTAATCAATCATTAAGTAAATAATTTTGTCAAAGCACCAATCTCAAGTATATTTACAATCCCCACCACCCTCCACTACTCATTCATATTTTTCCTTATACCTTCACTTTACTAACTCTACTTCTATTAATAAGCATGATTCTCTTCCCTCTTTTCTAAAAACAGCTAAGGCAGAATCATACTATGGTCCCATTTAATATCAACAATATTTCTAGATAAACACATTattcaaacttttatttatcCATTTTTTACCAATAAACAAGACATTTAAACTAACtagaagaagataaaaaaacaacaatagTAGTGTGTTGCAACACCAAAACATTCATTCAACATCATTGGTTAGAACATTAAAGCATTGCATACCAATAGTAGTTCTTCTACTACACTAATAATACACAAAATTCACTCATTCTCAACtcaagaataaaattaattattgtagaaatctaaaataaacaaaattgaataaGTTCATAACTGTGTGTACCAGCAACTATTCCTCCCAAAATAAAGCACTAAGAAACAAACTGGAATTGCTTCCTCTTTCACTAGTCATCAAAAACAAAAGcttaataaatatagaaaaatctTGAAAATCATATAGCTTAATTAATCAAAAGCATTATATTCAACATTCatctgaaaaaataaataatctaaatgCAAGAAAGGAAGAAAGATCACCTGAATGGGAACGACAACATCAAGGGTTTCGAATCGAAGGCAGCAAAATGAATCTTGAAAATCTAAACCTAAACAAAGAAGATCTAACAGATCATAATCTTACCTAGACCTAAATGAAGAAGTTATAACCGATCAGAATCTTACCAAGACGAACGGTGATGAGGGAAAGGGAGAAACGGACAAAGGATCAGTAGGGAAAAACGACGAAATGAAGAGGGAGAGTGAATCGGGAGCAGTGAAAGCTATCggtttgttttgataattttataggAAATACCGATTGATTTATCTATCAATCGGTACTATAACTTTAGGCATCACCGATTGGTATATCAGCCAATCGGTATTAAAGGGATTAACCCATCAGTACTACTTCTTCATGAACGCGCCAAAAGATAGCGCCATTTTTTCGTGGGGTTTTTATTGGAGGTATACCGATTGGTTTTAAAACCAATCGGTGTTATATAGGGTCTTTCACCAATTGGTTTAAACACCAATCAGTATTATGAACATAATACTTAATGGTTTGAACACCAGTCgatattatattcataatactGATTGGTGATTAAACCAATCGGTAGAAATGGTCGTCGTAGAccccttttttactagtgtcaTTACTAAAACAATTATAATGGTAACAATCATAAATGTAATTGAATTACATGTTTTTCTCTCCAAAACTCACATATTCTTGATACTCTCTCAAACTTCATTAGTGATTCAAGGATTCCTAAACATCATGAAGAAAGATCTTGAAATTGAATTTGTCAACAATGACGGGAGAAGATTATATTAGGGATGTCAATTAAGCGGATCTGGCTAAGAGTGTATTTATCATCTTAGTTCGTTGTACctcaagattttatttattatcatttttgcACTGTTCGGTTTCGGAAAATTCTGATCGGACAATCCTAAACCCTTAACCGTCCAAAACGGGAAAATTTGGATAAGAAATAGTGGAGCGGATCATTATTTCCCTCCTTTTAGACCAGACTCTAGAAAACATTAAACGGCAACCAATCAAGAATAGATATAATGGCTAACTAGTTCTTCATCGCTCCAGGAGCCGCCCTAATGAAGACGATTCATAgggagaaaaatatttttggtggTGCCTAGCCCTAAAGACAACGATAAAAATAAGTGTATATTGATGGTGGTACGTATCCTTGATCGGATTAGAAGGACCAAGTGAGGCCTCTTgagaataaatttataatattacaaatacGTTATATTTATGGCACACAATCTTGGTACAAAGAAAGAGtatattttggaaaataaaggagaactaacatgacaccaCAAAGCTATGGTCCtcatttaaactcaaaacgctttcAGATAAAATCGAGCCCGTGactttttggtctcttaagccgactttTACCACTTGACTACTTTGGTGGGTCAAAGAAAGAGTATATTCAACAAAAGTAACTAGATTTTTTAgtgtataatcttgataataagaaataagattaacacaaaaggaaattagatattttgttatggaaaatataattaggaaaatatggtaaaaatattttggaagcTCTATGAGAGTTTTGgacaagatattgatatatGACATAATTGAGCCTTGTTTAAAGGTGCAGTCGAGCACTTTAAAAAGACAAATATTTACTTTGAGAGTATCGCTTCTTTGTGAGTTATGTGTGCGTGAGCTTTATTGTGATTGAATCAATATAATACTtcgataacattttttataataaaattgagaGTTTCGAAAGTGGATGCAGGAATGTTTTGgcgaaccactataaatcttgtATTTGTGTTCTTTAGTtgctttatttaatttttgcaaTTGTTCGGTGTTGTTGTTCTTGCAATATGGGATACTTCATCTCCTGTTATCCCAACAAGGCCttttaatgttgaaattattacaacaattaaattattaaacaaattaaactgtattatttatgttaaatttaatataaaattattaatcttttcaattttaaaaaaaaaaaaaaaaattacttttattgcCAGGGACCCAAATATCGGAACCAAACAACATATAAATTtgtgtaataaaattaaacaagtgacttttagtcttttaaaatttacttttattatttaaactattttaatggattaaaatattaaaattatgttattttgctaatattaattcaaaaataaaatttatcaaatatagaAAAACTATGCATATATATCACCTCATGAAAATGGATACATATACAAAAACATCGTCGCTATTATTTAATTTCCCGTCAACAGTTATTGAAAGTGTATATTTTGACAATCCTtccaatttaatttattctcttgCATTTATCCTTCTAAATTTTACTTATTGAACAAGTGAGCTGAAAATAAGGCCCAAATGACCTCTAATAAAGACTTTTtgataccaaaataatattatttttctctcttattatcttattagataatcatttataaaaatatatataaaaaaagagagACATCAAATATATGTTCACCCCTTATAAAGATGTTATCCCGTGTatcttcattaataaatttgtttatactATTATCATTCATAgtaattgaaatttattatgAACTCAAAGTTGTATAACAAAATAACTCATGAATTTGAGTATTTACACTACAATCAATCTAAAGAAGAAGTGGAAAGTCATCTAAATCTATTAGAAAAATGCATTTCACACTtgaatttatacatttttttaatatatatatatatatatatatatatatatatatgtgtgtgtgtgtttagAACAATGTCTAGCAAAGTTGGCTAAATCAAATGAgattaatattgtttaataatgCATAAATTAATATCTGATTTCAAGTATTAATTaccaaaacaataaaatatatttcagtatatatgaatgaaccgtgtaatattttatattatcatttaaaataattgataaagatcTTAAAGGCATGagaaatcaataataaaatcaaagacAATTAAGCATTTAtatatctttctttctttttccaaACACTACTATACCTGAAATTTTCAAGATTTGAAGaggataaaaaaatgaaaaaaggtCAAGCATATGCGTGTTATGTCATAGTCCTAACATTTGCGGCCTTGGCAATTGCATATTTAATATGGTGCTTAGTAAGAGCAATACGTCGTTTGAAGAAAGACGGCAACACATTCAATGAAACAGGCGTAATTCTAGGCTTGATTCTTATGATCATTAGTTATATAACTTTGCCTTTGTTTTTGTTGTCTAGGTTTGTAAGTATTGACCATTACTAAGTGTTAGGTGTTCCAACAGCCATAGTTATATTGATGTCTTTTTATTGCAAGTTAAAACAATTAGGTTTCAAATTATTGTACTAAAGTATATACAGTTATATTAGTTGGCATATGAGATTATgttaaattaatcaataatGTTGTGATTATGTTTCTCATCTCAACTTTGAcggttattttaatataaatgaactaatcctttattaaaatttataagttaaaagtCACcgatttaaaatgtatttttaagttacaaattttaattaaaaaataaaatattaatgttgttatatatatgtatattttaaaaaatgaagtgTTTAGTTGCaaaaacaaagagaaaaaagtTGATTGGTGTTAATACTTTGTTtggtttataaattttatttaaaaaattaataaatttataataatatatatatttaaataataatatatgtaattttaaaaagacactcattaaaaaaattattacccTGTATTTGTGGCTGTATAATTgtaattacaaatattaattcTTCTTagtaattctaattttttaagttacaaattttaattttaattaattaattattaatgtatatttttctaaaacccAGCCATATTAATCTATCCAATTACTAAccttttttctaaaaaataataaaggttCAATGCAATTACTAACTTAATCTCCCATTTAGTGTAaacatgtaaaaataaaatacgtttttgttaaataaaatataaaaacttatattttttaaatataatttcaatacattttttataagaaaattaattatacaactaaatatatatttcttaattacttttatataaatacatacaccattttattaaacaattcactatttatattaattagttatttatgtttcatatcaaactaataataataataaaaatattagatatatattatttaaatcaaactttggatcaacattgaataaaaaaataagttagagaATTGAAATCCGTGTGACGATATTATGAGGTCAATTTGATTTCAAACTGTGATCAAATTTAACTCAAAGTTAAATCAAGGggctattttaaataaatgagagaatttaagaaaaatgaaaatgaaaataaaagtaaaaataaaaaaggaaatgaaatgaaaataaaataaaataaaaaataagaaagaaagggtaaaaaaataaagggaGTTTAAAATATGAGTTGTAAATATGATAAAAGTTtatagattttcaaaaattatgtttagaTAGGTTACGGTAGATttgataaacataatttttttctgaaatgaatgaaaacataatataaatcgAACCCGTAattttttggtctcttaagtcgactTTTATCATTATACTATCTTGGTAGGTTTATAAATTTAGTCGACTTTTATCATTATACTATCTTGGTAGgtttataaatttcataaacataTTCCGATAATGTAAATATAGTATTGGAACGtttaaaaaagtataattaGATTGAACAAAAGTCCACATCATTTAAAAGTCATTGcatactttttattttgtttctaaaaAGTCATTTTCTTACATGGATTACAAAACATGGGTTGTTGAGGAAATAGAACATCAGGATTAAATAgccttttttcttcttctatatGATTGTACTGTTGGCTTGTTTGACTAGATGAGAAGAAAGTGGGGAAATTACAAGGGCAGCCAACTTGAGAATCCTCCCAACTTGTATTGAACATTCAAAATGGTGGACTATTTGTGATCAAATTACATTTTGATTTTCAACAATTTTCAATAGAAGTAATATTATATCTTCTCTCCGCGCTCCATTAGAAAAACTATCATCGGTCTATGGGATGGAAGAAACAAGACAAATCCGGTTGAGGCATCTTCCTCAATAAGCATTGGCTCGAGGGATCATAGTAGTTGAGGACGAGCATTGGCTTACATGATTAGAGTAGTTGATGACGATCAAAGGGTCTTACATTGATTTCTAAAGAAAATTTAACTAAATGAAGTATTTTTGTTGATATACGAATTGAACAGTGAAAGGAAACAATGGTTGTAATGCTTGCACTAATCTTGAAACGAAAGACAATACATtgatttaattggtttaagtgTCGCGAAAGAAAGGTGcgttaataataaaagtatatgaATTTTTAAGTTCTAACTAGGCAGGGAATGAATTTCTGGCCATACAAAATTTCATAATCACATATTAAATGGACATTATATCAACTATGATCTAGACTCTAGATCTATTGTTGATTAAATATCCTTCCATGAATTTTCCATTGATGGAGAttaaccaaataattttaattttaattattgtgtcaaaatacttaaaattgATCCCAATCAATAGAAAATACATGTTAAGAACTTGtttaatttaagataatgtattttcattttaaaaaaactcaaatatttttatatgaatttaaacTAACCGAATAagaacttatttaattaaataagttatttcatgggaaaaaaatatatgaactaGAAACCACTGAATATACATGAACTTGTTTAATTTAAGAtaaggtattttatttaaaaaaataccaattacttattttggattaaaattaagaagaagatctttaaaataatattgaccCATTATTGTACCCACTAAAATCCAAGATTCTCCTACCTTGGTTTTGACACAAGTCAGTATAAAAGAACAAGTATGgagtttttaattaaacaaattggTGCTGATTTTTTTGttacaaagtttttttttcattcaaataaaataaaataagtaacaGTCACAAAACAATTAACAACACAAATATTATAGACACAAACTACAAACACACTTACATATCAACCATAATGTGGAAAAGAATGGGTTCATTATTGGAAGAGTTTTTATTTGAGTTactaattagtctaattaatttatgtaatattttttttaatatatagtttattcGTTTTAAATTATTCAGTTTATTACTTATTATCAGCCAGTAAAGtacgttttaatattatttaatttattttaattattacgctggtatatttttattaaacttatgtGTTATGGATAAGTTTAACTCAATTTATATTCAGCTTATTCATTTCGGGTTATTCatcttattcttaaatatatacgtttgagaatcaacttatacttattttatttgtttaagaataaaaatagtgaaatatttgcacaaaatatatttaattataatttttgtttgttactTTATTATGCCAAAATTACAACTATATAAtaatagaggagtgatagagaaagagaatttagtgagggaatgacttaATCACCTTTActgttgaaaaatgtaaaagtggaaggaaagagagaaaaaaaagaaattatttgatgtcaagtcattctctcaccaaattttCTCACCTAATCGTTtctcataataatatttaataattaatattatatgatttagaaaattaataataagtacTTCCTCGAGGCAATAGTCATTGATAGACATGAGAATAGTGAAGATACACGTGGGACAAACTCCACAGTAAACAAGTACACGACTCTCTATCAacctagagcttgtttgatttaagGTTTTTGGGATTgttatctaaaaaatatattcatattttttcaaCTATAAAATCCTTTAATTCATtacaaaaattactttaatttcataaaatttaattacaaaaaataaattaaataatttaaaaaattttaaatccaaataacctaacaaaatttttaataaaaatccattacataaccaaatatcaaacaagctctccAGAAAAAGGATAAGCTTCACCGCTTCTCTCTCCTCAccactttaaattattaaataatgtaagatttattaaataataaatttttaatatttgatttgatttataaaaaaaataaaataatatttaattatgattagttttttataaaacaaaaaaactcaATTCAAATGGCTCTAATTAATGTtgtgtttaataatttaaaatttatccaTTAAAATACTTCAACTTAATCTATTAAATTTAGATTTCAAATAAACAcaatacttaataatttatcctACAAATAATTCACTTCtttatcaaacaaattgaattcaaaataagaTGAAACAAGCTCTAGAATAGTCATAAGAAAAGAAATTTTCAATTAACATCTAATCAAGCATCATTATAGTACATGACCTTTTCCTCTGCCTTAATTTCATCAAAAAAGTAATTCATATTTGTGCTACATAAATTTGTACTACTAATAAGATTCTTAATCTCCTCGAGGCTACCGCCGGCATACTCCATTTGACTCTGACCAAAAATCATCAACTGATCATCATCACCAAGAAGATCATAATTGTTCTGCAACTGCAAACCCATCTGATAATCTTTATTATCCATCGGATCTAATGATCTCCGACCACCATAACTTCCATCAGATGAACTGCAACTAGCTTCCCCACCAACAAAAGgactattattataattgtaattgttCATAGGAATAGGATACACAAAGCTAGTCAAGAAATTTGATGGGTTTGAAATGGATTGGTTGCCGGATGTGGGAAGAGAATTGGGAATTGATGATGAAGTAGTAGTGTTGAAGATTAATGGTGGGTTAAGTGTGGAATTGGGTTGGTTTTTCTTTTGGAGAAAAGAAACTTCCATTTGAGACATGAGTTTCTTCTTTAGTTTTGTGTTCCAGTAGTTTTTGATATCATTGTCGGTTCTTCCTGGTAATTGAGCTGCTATTATCGACCATCTgcaaattttaacatttaattttggtttataGAAGATATATAGTTCATAATCTAGTTACATACCTGCTTCCAATGCTAGAGAAGAGTGTGCAAATAACTCTATCTTCTTCCTCGGAGAATTCACCATGTTTAATATTCGGTCTCAAGTAATTCAACCATCTCAATCTACAACTCTTTCCGCATCTTCTAAGACCTAAACGAAATCGGAGAAATTTGAATTCATGGTTTTGATTTCAAgattaaaaagaagaagaaaaggagtTGATTGATAATTAACCTGCTTTTTGAGGAAGAACAATCCAATTTCCACCGGTACCATGTTTCTCCATGTAAGCTTTGAGCTTTTCATCTTCATCAGGTGACCATGGTCCTTTTTTAACATTTGCCTTGTCACAGCAAGGAGCTCTTCCCATCTCTCTAGATCTTTCTCTCAAGAAAATGTTAGAGAGAAAAAGAGTTTGATCGGTTGTTTATGAGATTTGAGAAATATTAttatgtgtgtatatatatataatatatgtagtGTTGTTAGTGATACACACAAGTCAAAGACACAGGTTACAGATTCTCATATTAATTAGTATcattgaatatattattattgttaaacaTTACTTTTTTATTGGATAATTGAAATCATCAACCATGTATTCACATagattaacttaaataaataaataaaacccttGTTCTCATTGAACTTCTTGAATAAATCTGTAAGCAAATTAAAAAGTGGTTTTTTTAATGACTTAGGGTTGGTTCGGATtggagtttttgaaaaaacctagaaagggaaaaaaataatgattagtgatgattttgaggagatgattatttttggtaaaaagacctTGACtcaagggtattgatatatatgaataaaataaaaaataataatttaaaattgaaggtattttagtattttggttaatgaaatgagtgatgtgattgttgagaattgattgattggaaaCTTGATTTTAGatgggtttttgaaaaaacccaAAGAGAGCAAGGCCTATTCATATTTGTAAAAAGACTTTGACtcaagggtattgatatatatgaataaaataaaaaataataatttaaaattgagggtattttagtattttggttaatgaaatgagtgatgtgattgttgagaattgattgattggaaaCTTGATTTTAAatgggtttttgaaaaaacccaaagagaacaaggcctattcatattttaaaataaaaaataaattattttaatatttatttattttattttataaaatttaaaatttaaatataaaaaatattataataatttaactaattaaaatttaaataatttatattttcttaaataattatttttcacaaaaatcaataaaactcTTAAAAAAGTCATCAAAAGAAGTACTTTATTTCCACCTAAGAAAACTTTATAATGTGCTTCTCAAAAGAATAAACttggattaaaataaaaattattaatttaaattaaaataattttcctttatttttataaatataaaatataaaatactcaatataatttagttattttataaaatagttaatctatttttacatcaaattttttattttcaaataacccaaaatcaaactacttttttaagtaaaatataataaggcCTTGAAAATGTCATAACTGACTTCTAATTCAAGCTATCATTTCCCTTGCCTTGATTAGTCCATTTTATCAcctatattaaattaattatatccCCCTTCTTCTAGAACACTAAATAGGGGTGATTGTTCATTGATTAAGATAGATTTTAATCCTAAAATAGATTAATCTAAGGTTCCAATTTACGGTATCTCAAGTTATTCACATTAGAAAGAATGTAGACTCTTTCACTAGGTTTTTTAATAGTGATCGATTCTCTAAGAATTTTATGTGATTTTCGTTCCTCTTTCCGTTATCATTTAAAGATTTTCacatgattataaataaaaaaaattaatataaatgtgTGTAAAACTAAAGAAAAAGAGTTGTGGTGAAAactttcataaataatataatttgattgaataattaagatatgttttaaaatattagtttatctaaactaatatttgaattcttttaaattttgttgTCAAACTTAGATCAGAGTCGGAATTgagtatttttaaataaaacatataaaagtTCCATATGATTATGGATGTTACACCAAATCTTAACTTTAATTAGTCATGTATTAGTCAATTcgtttgaaatgtttatgaaatcAATGATGGTGTGAAAAATACATCATTAAGTCACTATTAAGAATTTTTGCTTGTGACATATATTGTTTTACTAAGACTAAAATTCGAAAGATGGATTATTGTATTGTAAGATATCCGTATAACTGACGGTTGTGTGGTTGAGAGTCTCTTGATTCTATAAGGGCATTTCGTGTGATTCTTGTACATTATGGAAAAAAAAGTTGTGTTATAGTAAGTCAATGTCATATTTTCATAAGGAGGTGGAGTGACAACTCACTAACTTTTGCATTGTCAAACTTTTAGTATATGAAGTTTTTTATGGAGTATGATTGAGTTCACTGTGTGATACTCGAGTCTTTAAGTAGTTGCTGTAAAGTTTGGATTGAGGTGGCtcatatagaaaaatatatatttgggtTAAAATCCCGATTATTTTCTGGTGGAGTATTTAGTTGGAGAAAAATCGCATGATCGTAGTCGTTCAATacgtatcatttataatgttattattataacgtgttttttatattcatttctgaAAAACTGGTAGAGTAAGTCGGAGAGTtattcgtttttttttaaagatctATGAACTCGATAATCTGTTAGATAACgtgtttgtattattttcattttttcatgtCATGTGTTGTTgttgtgattaaataatttttatatttttattataatggactatttaaaaaatattaaagtctTGATTGATCC is drawn from Impatiens glandulifera chromosome 3, dImpGla2.1, whole genome shotgun sequence and contains these coding sequences:
- the LOC124930020 gene encoding transcription factor RAX2-like, encoding MGRAPCCDKANVKKGPWSPDEDEKLKAYMEKHGTGGNWIVLPQKAGLRRCGKSCRLRWLNYLRPNIKHGEFSEEEDRVICTLFSSIGSRWSIIAAQLPGRTDNDIKNYWNTKLKKKLMSQMEVSFLQKKNQPNSTLNPPLIFNTTTSSSIPNSLPTSGNQSISNPSNFLTSFVYPIPMNNYNYNNSPFVGGEASCSSSDGSYGGRRSLDPMDNKDYQMGLQLQNNYDLLGDDDQLMIFGQSQMEYAGGSLEEIKNLISSTNLCSTNMNYFFDEIKAEEKVMYYNDA